The Daucus carota subsp. sativus chromosome 9, DH1 v3.0, whole genome shotgun sequence genome window below encodes:
- the LOC135149717 gene encoding uncharacterized protein LOC135149717 isoform X2 yields MKMYNLTCYYPHKHLPRGWMIESRMEGATIAELPDIVLFTGFMFAILCFYNKCRSLFTGFLIKELDNLTEKIKNLVEKIWIKVSWHSCMLVIDTISMQPTDNISHKGKGISEEDKRVVAKKLQMQM; encoded by the exons ATGAAGATGTACAACTTAACCTGTTACTATCCTCACAAACACCTTCCTCGCGGGTGGATGATTGAGAGCCGGATGGAA GGCGCAACAATCGCTGAATTGCCAGATATAGTCCTGTTTACTGGTTTCATGTTTGCGATTTTGTGCTTCTACAACAAATGCCGGTCTCTCTTTACGGGTTTCTTGATTAAGGAGCTTGACAACTTGACTGAGAAGATCAAAAACCTGGTGGAAAAGATATGGATTAAG GTCAGCTGGCATTCATGTATGCTCGTGATCGATACCATTTCTATGCAGCCAACTGACAACATTTCGCACAAAGGGAAAGGAATATCTGAGGAAGACAAACGTGTCGTTGCCAAGAAGTTGCAGATGCAAATGTAG
- the LOC135149717 gene encoding uncharacterized protein LOC135149717 isoform X1, which yields MKMYNLTCYYPHKHLPRGWMIESRMEGATIAELPDIVLFTGFMFAILCFYNKCRSLFTGFLIKELDNLTEKIKNLVEKIWIKLKENKIEYLGAVFQILNIAFSSSLLRDAQRWKSYFIAGIAIFAFLCYCVEVSVELRRLEVTRTYIRPERMNNIVVWFFTKQRVLQCLVPLVTCVYRSHHMEDTRESVSYIIPMSVYVVGQLAFMYARDRYHFYAAN from the exons ATGAAGATGTACAACTTAACCTGTTACTATCCTCACAAACACCTTCCTCGCGGGTGGATGATTGAGAGCCGGATGGAA GGCGCAACAATCGCTGAATTGCCAGATATAGTCCTGTTTACTGGTTTCATGTTTGCGATTTTGTGCTTCTACAACAAATGCCGGTCTCTCTTTACGGGTTTCTTGATTAAGGAGCTTGACAACTTGACTGAGAAGATCAAAAACCTGGTGGAAAAGATATGGATTAAG ctcAAGGAAAACAAGATCGAGTATTTGGGAGCTGTATTTCAGATACTAAACATAGCTTTTTCATCCTCTCTTTTAAGGGATGCACAGAGATGGAAATCTTACTTCATAGCAGGCATAGCGATATTTGCTTTTCTCTGTTACTGTGTTGAGGTCTCTGTGGAACTGAGGAGACTTGAAGTTACCAGAACATATATCCGTCCCGAGAGGATGAACAACATAGTAGTTTGGTTTTTCACTAAACAGCGTGTTTTGCAGTGCCTCGTTCCTCTAGTAACCTGTGTTTATAGAAGCCATCACATGGAAGATACTCGGGAAAGTGTTTCATATATAATTCCCATGTCCGTTTATGTTGTAGGTCAGCTGGCATTCATGTATGCTCGTGATCGATACCATTTCTATGCAGCCAACTGA